The Streptomyces sp. NBC_00775 genome includes the window GAGCGCGATCTGTCCGCGTCCGGCGTCGAGGTGAAGTTCTTCGGGGAGGCGACCCGGATGCCCGCGGGCCCGGCCCTGCTGGCCCAGCAGACGGGAGCCATCCTGCTCCCGGTGACGCTCTGGTACGACGACTCGCCCGTGATGAAGGGCCGCGTGCATCCGCCCGTCGAAGTCCCCGAGACAGGTACCCGGGCCGAAAAGACGTCTGCCATGACACAGGCGCTGGCCGACGCCTTCGCCACGGGGATCGCCGACCATCCGGAGGACTGGCACATGCTGCAGCGCTTGTGGCTGAAGGACCTCGACCCCGAGAAGGATCCCGGGAACACCGGGAACACTGAGAAGGATCCCGAGAAGGATCCCGAGAAGGGGACCCCGTGAGGATCGGCATCGTCTGCCCGTACTCCTGGGACGTGCCGGGCGGCGTCCAGTTCCACATCCGCGACCTGGCCGAACACCTCATCCGACTCGGGCACGAGGTCTCCGTCCTCGCCCCCGCGGACGACGAGACACCCCTGCCGCCGTACGTCGTCTCGGCCGGCCGCGCCGTCCCGGTGCCGTACAACGGCTCCGTGGCGCGCCTGAACTTCGGCTTCCTCTCGGCGGCCCGGGTGCGGCGCTGGCTGCACGACGGCACCTTCGACGTGATCCACATCCATGAGCCGGCCTCGCCGTCGCTCGGACTGCTGGCCTGCTGGGCCGCCCAGGGCCCCATCGTGGCCACCTTCCACACCTCGAACCCGCGCTCGCGGGCGATGGTCGCCGCGTACTCGATCCTCCAGGCTGCCCTGGAGAAGATCAGCGCGCGGATCGCGGTGAGCGAATACGCGCGCCGCACCCTCGTCGAGCACCTGGGCGGTGACGCCGTCGTCATCCCGAACGGTGTCGACGTCGACTTCTTCGCCCGGGCCAAGCCCAAGTCCGAGTGGCAGGGCGACACCCTCGGCTTCATCGGCCGCATCGACGAGCCCCGCAAGGGCCTGCCGGTGCTTATGAAGGCGCTGCCCAAGATCCTCGCCGAGCGCCCGGGGACCAGGCTCCTGGTGGCCGGGCGCGGTGACGAGGAGGAGGCGGTGGAGTCGCTGCCCGCCGAGATGCGCTCACGCGTCGAGTTCCTCGGCATGATCAGCGATGAGGACAAGGCCCGCTTCCTGCGCAGCGTCGACGTGTACGTGGCGCCCAACACCGGCGGCGAGAGCTTCGGGATAATCCTCGTGGAAGCGATGTCGGCGGGAGCACCCGTGCTCGCCTCCGACCTCGACGCGTTCGCCCAGGTCCTCGACCAGGGCGCGGCGGGCGAGCTGTTCGCCAACGAGGACGCGGACGCGCTGGCCGCCGCCGCGCTGCGGCTCCTGGGCGATCCGGTGCGCCGGGC containing:
- a CDS encoding glycosyltransferase family 4 protein produces the protein MRIGIVCPYSWDVPGGVQFHIRDLAEHLIRLGHEVSVLAPADDETPLPPYVVSAGRAVPVPYNGSVARLNFGFLSAARVRRWLHDGTFDVIHIHEPASPSLGLLACWAAQGPIVATFHTSNPRSRAMVAAYSILQAALEKISARIAVSEYARRTLVEHLGGDAVVIPNGVDVDFFARAKPKSEWQGDTLGFIGRIDEPRKGLPVLMKALPKILAERPGTRLLVAGRGDEEEAVESLPAEMRSRVEFLGMISDEDKARFLRSVDVYVAPNTGGESFGIILVEAMSAGAPVLASDLDAFAQVLDQGAAGELFANEDADALAAAALRLLGDPVRRAELRKRGSAHVRRFDWSTVGADILSVYETVTDGAAAVAADERTGLRARFGLARD